The following coding sequences are from one Buchnera aphidicola (Nippolachnus piri) window:
- the dnaC gene encoding DNA replication protein DnaC, giving the protein MKKFLKKLKKIMPKNIKPKFYTDKELLLWNQKQGILSSKNIIQKNKAMKIQQIFGRSGIKELYLNCSFDNYKIHHTGHQKVLHAAQKYAKNFNNNISSFIFSGRPGTGKNHLASAIGNYLILHGKSVLIVTVADLMSNMKSTFNGASIMTEENLLNNLSTVDLLMIDEIGIQTESRYEKIIINQIVDRRSSSKRSTGMLSNLDLIGMKNLLGERVIDRMRLGNSLWLTFEWDSYRKYITGNEY; this is encoded by the coding sequence ATGAAAAAATTTTTAAAAAAATTAAAAAAAATCATGCCTAAAAATATTAAACCAAAATTTTATACAGACAAGGAATTATTATTATGGAATCAAAAACAAGGAATTTTATCTTCTAAAAATATTATACAAAAAAATAAAGCCATGAAAATTCAACAAATTTTTGGAAGATCAGGAATAAAAGAATTATATTTAAATTGTTCTTTTGATAATTACAAAATACATCATACTGGACATCAAAAAGTATTACATGCCGCTCAAAAATATGCAAAAAACTTTAATAATAATATTTCTAGTTTTATTTTTTCAGGCCGACCTGGAACAGGAAAAAATCATTTAGCTTCAGCGATAGGAAATTACCTAATTTTACATGGTAAAAGTGTATTAATTGTTACAGTAGCAGATCTAATGTCAAATATGAAAAGCACCTTTAATGGGGCTAGTATTATGACGGAAGAAAATTTATTAAATAATCTTAGTACAGTAGATTTATTAATGATTGATGAAATTGGTATCCAAACAGAATCTAGATATGAAAAAATTATAATTAATCAAATTGTAGATCGTAGATCATCTTCAAAACGATCAACTGGAATGTTATCTAATTTAGATTTAATCGGTATGAAAAATCTTTTAGGTGAACGAGTAATTGATCGTATGAGATTAGGAAATAGTTTGTGGTTAACTTTTGAATGGGATAGTTACAGAAAATATATTACTGGTAATGAATATTAA
- the rsmD gene encoding 16S rRNA (guanine(966)-N(2))-methyltransferase RsmD, whose amino-acid sequence MKKKKQHKKNIKIIGGKFRGRYLNSVKHIKIQPTNSRTKETLFNWLQKFIKNSICLDCFSGSGNLSIESASRNSLFITALEKNKKLFKIIQKTISKFKIKNIHLHCTNTLTWLKKKGHPYDIIFLDPPFKKRHILQITIFLINQNDWIKKNSLIYIEKSKNFTTLIIPKNWICIKYHYTRRISYSLYQVSYTKKK is encoded by the coding sequence ATGAAAAAAAAAAAACAACATAAAAAAAATATTAAAATTATTGGAGGAAAATTTCGAGGAAGATATTTAAATTCAGTAAAACATATCAAAATACAACCCACTAATAGTCGTACGAAAGAAACTTTATTTAATTGGTTACAAAAATTTATTAAAAATTCTATTTGTTTAGATTGTTTCTCAGGCAGCGGAAATTTAAGTATTGAAAGCGCATCAAGAAATTCTTTATTTATTACAGCACTTGAAAAAAATAAAAAATTATTTAAAATTATTCAAAAAACTATTTCTAAGTTTAAAATTAAAAATATTCATTTACATTGTACAAATACTCTTACTTGGTTAAAAAAAAAAGGACACCCTTATGATATAATATTTTTGGATCCTCCTTTTAAAAAACGCCATATATTACAAATTACTATTTTTTTAATTAATCAAAATGATTGGATAAAAAAAAATTCCTTAATTTATATTGAAAAAAGTAAAAATTTTACTACCTTAATTATACCTAAAAATTGGATATGTATTAAATATCATTATACTCGTCGTATCTCATATTCTTTATATCAAGTATCTTATACTAAAAAAAAATAA
- the ftsY gene encoding signal recognition particle-docking protein FtsY — MFNLKKENKRFFFSFTNFFKKTKNLFFKKIQNIFFKKKIDDEVFLNIKEILLLADVGISTTNNILKKFKKKIQDKNIVSTKEAYLIFKQQLCNILLQVKDSVQYHAFDIRVILCVGVNGVGKTSTLVKLAYFYQKKKKRVLLVAGDTFRAAAIDQLKEWGKLYKIPVFYKSLGIDPSSVIFDSLRYALIKKFDMILIDTAGRLHNKLHLMQELQKMDRVIKKYNAIVFQETILILDACIGQNSIQQTRFFNQIIPLSSIIITKLDGTAKGGILLAIVNEFYLPIKYICIGESIEDLVRFNVHKFIESLF; from the coding sequence ATGTTTAATTTAAAGAAAGAAAATAAGAGATTTTTTTTTTCTTTTACAAATTTTTTTAAAAAAACTAAAAATTTATTTTTTAAAAAAATTCAAAATATATTTTTTAAAAAAAAAATAGATGATGAAGTTTTCTTAAATATAAAAGAAATTTTATTGTTAGCTGATGTAGGGATTTCTACGACAAATAATATTTTAAAAAAATTTAAAAAAAAAATTCAAGATAAAAATATTGTAAGTACTAAAGAAGCTTATTTAATTTTTAAACAACAATTATGTAACATTTTATTACAAGTAAAAGATTCAGTTCAGTATCATGCGTTTGATATTCGAGTTATTTTATGTGTAGGGGTAAATGGAGTAGGAAAAACTAGTACACTCGTAAAATTAGCTTATTTTTATCAAAAAAAAAAAAAAAGGGTTTTATTAGTAGCAGGAGATACCTTTAGGGCAGCAGCAATAGATCAATTAAAAGAATGGGGGAAATTATATAAAATTCCGGTATTTTATAAAAGTTTAGGTATTGATCCTTCTTCAGTTATTTTTGATTCTTTAAGATATGCTTTAATAAAAAAATTTGATATGATTTTAATTGATACAGCAGGACGATTACATAATAAATTACATTTGATGCAAGAATTACAAAAAATGGATCGCGTAATTAAAAAATATAATGCTATAGTTTTTCAGGAAACTATTTTAATTTTAGATGCATGTATTGGTCAAAATTCTATTCAACAAACTCGTTTTTTTAATCAAATTATACCTTTATCTAGTATTATTATTACTAAATTAGATGGAACTGCTAAAGGGGGTATTTTATTAGCTATAGTAAATGAATTTTATTTACCAATTAAGTACATTTGTATTGGTGAAAGTATTGAAGATTTAGTACGTTTTAATGTACATAAATTTATTGAATCTTTATTTTAA
- the rpoH gene encoding RNA polymerase sigma factor RpoH, whose protein sequence is MTNKSNVMSFLNVGSLEAYIRMANSFPMLTVKQEKVISKRLFFHGNLEDAKTLIISHLRFVIYISRSYSGYGLSQADLIQEGNLGLMKAIKRFNPEIEVRLISFAVHWIKSEIHKYVLRNWRIVKIATTKAQRKLFFNLRKTKKRLGWFNEMEITVVAQELGVTRQDVKEMESRMSAQDITFNYFSKNSTSENNFEDLFSSVYLEDHTSNFANTVELDNWESHTNTKLNNALLILDERSQQIIKRRWLDSSQEKITLRTIAKDYGISAERVRQLEKNAMKKLKIAIQI, encoded by the coding sequence ATGACTAATAAAAGTAATGTAATGAGTTTTTTAAATGTAGGTAGTTTAGAAGCTTATATTAGAATGGCTAATTCATTCCCCATGTTAACAGTAAAACAAGAAAAAGTAATTTCTAAACGTCTTTTTTTTCATGGAAATTTAGAAGATGCAAAAACTTTAATTATTTCTCATTTAAGATTTGTTATTTATATTTCTAGAAGTTATTCAGGGTATGGATTATCTCAAGCTGATTTAATTCAAGAAGGTAATCTTGGATTAATGAAAGCAATAAAACGATTTAATCCTGAAATAGAGGTTCGTTTAATATCTTTTGCTGTACATTGGATTAAATCTGAAATTCATAAATATGTTTTAAGGAATTGGAGAATTGTTAAAATTGCTACTACTAAAGCGCAACGTAAATTGTTTTTCAATTTAAGAAAAACAAAAAAACGTTTAGGTTGGTTTAATGAAATGGAAATTACCGTTGTGGCTCAAGAATTAGGAGTAACGCGTCAAGATGTTAAAGAAATGGAATCTCGTATGTCTGCGCAAGATATTACTTTTAATTATTTTTCAAAAAATTCTACTTCTGAAAATAATTTTGAAGATCTTTTTTCTTCAGTATATTTAGAAGATCATACTTCAAATTTTGCAAATACTGTTGAGTTAGATAATTGGGAATCTCATACAAATACTAAATTAAATAATGCATTATTAATTTTAGATGAAAGAAGCCAACAGATTATTAAAAGACGTTGGTTAGATTCTAGTCAAGAAAAAATTACATTACGAACTATTGCTAAAGACTATGGAATTTCAGCTGAAAGAGTTCGACAATTAGAAAAGAATGCTATGAAAAAATTAAAAATAGCTATTCAAATCTAG